The following nucleotide sequence is from Osmia lignaria lignaria isolate PbOS001 chromosome 16, iyOsmLign1, whole genome shotgun sequence.
TGTTAATCCCCTCGAGACGTAGCCGAGAAAGCTACAACTGTTCGTTTTCACCtcgtaatatattttattcgcgCATTCTAAATACCCATTCAGCGATgcttgatttttataaaaatctagaGCCATGGGAGGATCCTCGGTGACGGGTCGCACGTAAATCCTGATCGTCGTTATCGAGCTACTCAAATATTTCTACGGCGAAATCCTGCCTTTACCGTCTCCCTTTCGCGTTGCACGTTTTCCCACAGATTTATCAACGGTACCGAATCACGGATCAGAGTTGTTCGCTGAAAAGAGCGCGATAATACGCTGTCAGATGCAGAAGCCATTCGAATTTCGATACAACCGAGCTTTGAATGCCTCTTTTCAAACCCTTTGTCGGCTTTGTGAATCGCTCGAAACGGGTATATTTATGCAGCGACTTGATTTATCTTACGTTTCTATCGGTAAGTAGTACGGCTCGATAATTATCATCACCGTTCATTTGTCACGCTCGACAAAATCTTCCACGATCAACGAGAATCGGGATCGTAAAAAATTCTTAACAGAGTAAAATGCATCGAGCAAGATGCGCATTCGATTACATTCAATTTCCTTCGGCGAGTTCACCGGTTACCTCTTTTTCCGCTCGACGTAGGTCGAGCAAAATGCCACCGCGCGTCACTTCATTTTCTGGCTGACTCGGCTTTTTTCCTCGTCGGTGCAGAATTATTCCAACGCGATTGCCACGAACAAAAGGACACCCTTTAATTCCGAATTGCCGCCACGCCCAATCATCCTTCATTATCGACTGCTGTCGATGCTCGATcccgtgaaaatttcatcgaaaatttCGTTCCCCACGATTTTCCGTGAAACACTTGAACGGACGTGTTATACAGCCGGCGACAACGATATGACGGCCACTCGTGACGGCGACTGGTAACACGTGCCACTGTTTGACTGATGTTCGCAAATCGCCATTTCGGTGCATCGAATACACGTGCTGGGTCCGAGTGAAATAGCCAACGATTAGGGTCGAATCGCGCCTGTTTCGGTACATCAGCGTTTTCTTCATTTGCGaacgatgaaaaatttctaaatttccaaatgaaaGTTAAGCAAATTTTACAGATCGTCACAGACGTTCCTGTCACtcgatcttttttatttttcagcctCGTTTGAAATCATAAATGTTTGCCGTTTTATATTTTAGGGGGCACGATGAAATTTCCATGGATTTATGAAATAGATTTAGGACTAATAGTAAAATTTTATCGTATATCCAATTTACAGACCACTAAGGAAGCTAAATAACACCACCCCAAATGCACCTATTCTCCTCGCAAtggcaataaaattaatttgaattcttCTTAAGTCCGAGAAAAATTAAAGCTAATGCACAGGTCGAACTATAAAATTGTCGTTCACTTTTACGAGGATCAACGACATTGTGACACCTCTCTGCAATCGAATGCTCGTGGAGGAGATCGATTTGGTCGTCGTGAAATACTCGTAAAAGCGAACTCATCGATGCAGTATCGTTCTTTAAAAGGTACGTTTTATAAGTTCACGTAAACGGAAAGTATCTTTCGTAAAAGCGGCTTCCTAGAGAATCCTCGACACGGTTTCGAATCAGGTTGCTTTCAAATTGGCAAAGACGAATGACGACGTGAATTGCCTTATTTTCGTGACGAAGGTACGACATTTGCTCCCGGTACCATGGTGTCCCAAGAGGTCCACTAATTTCAGTTACACCATTAACAGTAAGCTTGCTTACAATTCACCTTTGTTTCTTAAtcgttgatttttcttttcgaacCGAACAGCTCGTAAAACAACGAATCCTGtacattctttttatgttcttagtATTTTATGGAAGGTTTTATAGACGCGTAAGAAACAAAATGATCGGGTTGAAGAGGTAAAAAATGAACGTCGAATGACGACGCTTCAACCCTTATTCATTCCGTAACACAACTTTTTTTCTTCGAAATATCCCACGGTTTTATTATGATCGTCCTTCAGCATCGATCCACTTTTATTCGACACGGATCGACTGGTCCCTCGTCTTCTCCCTTTTCTATCGTCTCCTGATAGATTCTTGTAGAATACGTGTCTCCTGTTCAGCGATGTTCTTTAATGCATTAAAAATGAGGGAGGGCTGCTGGTTTAACGACCAGAGAATTTgcgaacaaagagagaaagaaacaagCACAATGGCTAAGGTTTATAGAAAGAAAGAGGACGATTTTTAGACAGAAAGTGTTTTCTATTAAACTGAAAATTAAACTTTTACATTcctgatatttaatattttattaaattaccgTAACGACACCTTTGTAGTGCCAGGCTTCTAAATTACACGTGATAAATAAGCAACCCTGTTAACTCGTCTCAAATTTTCCTCGCGAAAGAAGTATCCGACACTCGTGagagaaaaatttgttaatcgatagggaaaattaggtttcaacAAGGCAATGGCTTTAAGTGAAACACGATTGTTATTTATCGGAGGTGAAACAAGAGAGCTCTTAGCTAAAGAGTAGAATCTTTTCATTGCTTTATTTCGAAACTATCAATTGGTTGAATTCTTCGCGATCTACCGATTCGTTTGTATTTTCCGAATGCACCAGCGGGAATCGTTGGTtcgttattttttcatttttattgtcgAACACTGTTCTACTTTTCGTACATTGTTTTTCCATTCCAACTATTTACACGGCCGGGAAAAATCGTTTTTTCACCGAGCTCATTCCTGGAACCGTTTAAACACGCATCGTTAAATATTTGCGTTTCATTTATTGAGGGAATTAACGTGGCTGCGTGCATTGAAATCAGCAAACAGGGAAACGTGTTTGTTCGTATCAACTATACATCAGCAAATGTTTAGATATAATAATGATTTATTCATTCTGTACGTGTATTGCAATTTTCTTCGACCCTCTATGTAATGGCAATCGAACGAATTGCATAATAATTGAATCGTGAACTCGTAAAATGAAATACTcctcgaaaaatgtaattggaataataaaaattccccTGCACGCTCTTAAACATATTATCTCTGTGTAAATCCGGGAACATATGCTATCGAAGGGATCTTCGGAAGGTGGATCGTTGTCGCTTAAAGAGGCAGCCTCCCACGCTTCCGCAAACTGACGAGGGGAAGACGGAAGTACCCATTCAATTTGCGCTTAACAAAGCCCCTTCTTTCTTCCTATCTTCCTTTACAGCGCCAGGTAGCTGCGTTCGTTCGTGTATGAAAACCGGTGGCTTCCCTCTTAATTCTTTTCCCTTTTCGTCACCCCATTTTCCATCTCGCGAAAATGGCGAACGTACGCGTGAAACCTTTCTCGCTAATCGAGCATTCGCCCGTAATTGGATCGCGCAAACATCGAagattttcctcttttttttttttaaattcaacctTGGAATTCTGTTGATACCTTGTTTGATGTTACGCGAGATTGAAGGGTTAAAGGAGTAATTAAAACCAGGTCAAGTCGTGAGAGTTAATCATGGAAAATAATAATCTCTGCGTCGATGATCGGTGTTGCTCGAACCGAGGAAATTCTAAGCtcgaaaattttgcaaagtTAAATTAAGGAAAGCATTCAGACGTTCCAAGAAATAACTATTCGCGTTCTTTCCCTGGAGACAGCCGTGGAATGTTTAAACGGTAGGAAAGATAGGATAAAGTGGAAAGTCGGAAATGCAGATGGTCAGAAGGCAGAGATAAGACGGAGGACGTGTAACGCGACTAGTCACGCAATTAAGACGAAACAAAAGGCTTTCTTCTCACCTTTTGTCGCGCATGAAAATAGGCGGGTGTTTCTCTTAattcctttttcctttatcTTTGCCTCGCCTCTTTTACGTATGCGTTCTTCTTCCACCATACGGACCGTAATTAACTCTCCGCTTAATCTTTTGTGCCCGTGCTGCAACGCGCAATTCAAACTCTTTGTTCGTCGCTTAAAAACGTTCGCGAATTTCGCGTCCAGCCACAATTATGAAGAGAACGTCGAAGCGAAAAAGGGGCGatgcaattttctttctttcctcaatCTCTACCCTGTGGTGATTACCATTTTCCCGATGTCTCGCGGATCCACCTTTCGTTGTTTTGTCTTTTTTAACGATTTCGATGCTCTTTGTTTCGTATTAAAAAGTGTCACACAagttgtaattatttaaaatttcatttgagtTGAATTTTTTGTCTTCTGGTCGAATAGGAAACCTTAGTTTACGAGTTACAAACCGGTTTCGAAGCTAAATCTTCTTAATTGGCAGTATTAATTAGGGAATACGGTGCGTTGGTTTAATCTGTCAAAAGGCGGCAGAGGCAAACGCGGGCCACGCGCGGAATTTATAGTAGGATATTATACTAAAGCATTGTAAATTAATAGCGGCAACAAAACTATTTGCACACTGATTAATGGTGTGATTCGTAATACGCAGATAACGATAATTTCAAAATGCCCCGCGGAATCGATGCGCCTggctatttaaaataattgccGTGATCAGGATACCTATACGTACCTATCTACGATTGAATTCGATTTCAATTCCTTTGGTTTTTAATAAAagctaaaaattattaatagataATAAAAGAAAGACACGACCCATAACATTTCGCATTCAGATACGATAACCATTCTTTAACAATTAATTCGTGGAGATCAAAATCCAGTCTGTTTAATTCAGTTTTCGACCGTTCCGTTAACTATCATTTCAAtgcttctatattttttttaaacaccgCACCCACGTCGCCAATTATCATATTTATAAAACGTCCTGTTCCATATTCAGTCGCGTAAATTGCCAGCAATCTCTCGTCGTTGGATTAATTTTTAACCCAGATTCCATTCCCCTCGTATCGAAACGAGCGTTTCGTTTTATTTCGTTTAATCACATGCTGCAAAATGCATATCGGCCCGGAGTCGAGTGACGTTAAAAATTCGTACCGGCACGCGTTACAGGGTAAAGCTTGGAAAATTGGGGtcgtaaaaatttggaaaaattataCGGGTATCTCATGATTTTATGACGCATTAAATTCTTCGTTCCACGTAGGAATTGctcgaaaagaaaatatttagcAAATGTAATAGAGAAATCAGGAAAAATGTGATTGccagtagtataagtcaaccATACGTCAGACATGGttacaattttccaaatttctcaGTAATCACGGTCAAAATCAGTACTACTTCCGCATTGTTCGACTAAAAATAAACCTTGTAATCTGTGCCAGATCAAGTTTATCTCAATGTAAACGAGATCGTCTAGAATCATGGTGAAAATGCAGAATGCAACCGTGCACTTGTCAAATGCACAACGTGTCCCTATTCGGTGGGATTCCATGGTTGCAGGATGCAGGAATATTTCaggaatattttaaagaaatcttACTGCtagaatttcaatataataaaagCTCGTCGGTGCATATTCCTATTATTCGTTACAAGGAATCGTAAGCTTCGATTGTCCGAGGATCAGGGTAGAACCACAAAGCACGAAGTACGAGGCCGCAGAGCATAGAAATCGGCGTTCCGTATGCAACACTGCAACGGGTTGCATGTAAATCCCCGAGCAGAATCCGGCGGCTTTTGGgagattaataaaatatttcggtGCAGCCTCGTCTACGATCGAACTTAGCTATCTTTGGGTAATTGAAATCCATACGATTTCACGGAGCAATAAACGGGGCAAAACAACGGCTCGAAAAAGCCACGCAGTGAAACGCGACGCTACTAAAATTCAACGTGACAGATCGTAATTGCATACCCGCGCCGTTTAACTTCTCTTAATTGAATTATAGCGATGATCTTTCATAGTAGAGATACGGCGAGGGGGGGTTTTAAAAAAGGGATTCGTGGCGAGTCGCAAATCAAGGTAGCAAATCATAGGGGTGGCaaatgaaaagagaaaagaatgcCATAATCGCGGGAAAATGAGATTATGGGGCGACTATGCATTGCATTTAACGTCACGTTGCACCACTGTTAGAATTCGTTATACTTTTTACTCTGGACGGGGATGGGTCATGAATTTTACCAGAGGTCATCGAATCTCGCGTGTCAGCAAATTTAACACCCCCTGGTTCCTTTTAAAATGGAATTCAAGTATCGTTGAATCCTGATTACGGTTTGAATACTAACGAAAACTTTCATAGATTCCGTAGAACGAAACTGcgaattaaatattaatgaaatccCGTTCGGGAAGGAATTAATTATAACGATCACGCTACGCTCGAATGTAcggtgaattttaaaaataattccatTACATCGTTGCTCGTATTTTTTTACCCCGAACACGAATTTTGCATCGAGAAATTCAATACGTCGAAACGGACCGCGGAAAGACACACGATGGACGAAGAGAGAGcttcatgaattttaataattgttcgTCATCAATCACACCCGATTCAAAATGAAACTGTATAGAATATTCATAATTGATCGAGCAAAATTATGAgacgatttattaattatttgaaggCACATCCAGACTAGTTTATAGTTGAAATCGAACGCAGGATCGGTAGAATTTACGGTAAACGTTTATGctactttttaaatatttcattttgataTAATATGCATGAGTAGCATCCGATCGAAATTTTTTTACGATGATGCACGTATGTGATTCGCCTAgcgttatttattttaaacgatcGAACATCCAGATAAACATGTCGGATTCGCGATTAGAAAACTATTGGGGTGATTGAATATGAAtaacaaatttttgtatttcaagaataTCAATCGCTATGACCCTATAATATTGAGACTGTAGTCAAGTTTAACGTAAACATTTTTCCATAAATTTCTAACAATTTCCTTCTACAAAATCGGTCGATCAATCACCACTTCAACAAAGGGACCTATCTAATAGCATTTAGAGAGAAGGAAGTAAAGTAGATGAAATCAGAAAATCACAGGCCTCGAATCTACTAGTAAATGACATCAAATGTATAAACGTatgtagaataaataaataaataatctccTGAACAATCACTCATGCAAATCAGGCCTGATCAGCGTGCATCAAGTGCCATTGTGAAGGACGGTACAAAAAGAATGATGTGACAAACGTTTGGCGAGGCCGAATGTAAATGCCGTAGATCACAGTCGTCGTGTAAACACCAAGAGGTTAACAATCGTTTCCGTAATTCCGTTCAATGCAATCaaagttattttaattttattttctagtcTTCTTTTCGTTTTTAAATCCTTCGATTTCAATTAATCTTTCGCTGAGTTAACGTAACGTTGAAAGAAGCATAGCTGCCGCGTATTTCGAGAAGCAGGTTGTTCCGTGGGACGATAAAATGCGAATATACGATGAGAAGGAAGTTTTAAAACACGAAAAGCTCGAAACAAGATCGCGTTTCGTTCGGGCGTTGATAAAATACGGCAAGCTCTACTGTAAGTATACGAAGCTGGCGGGTTTCAAATATTTCACGGAATCCGGAACGACGTGGTTCGACAGGTAATTTAAACGTTCTTTCTGGCCTCgacaaattttaatgaaacgcgtgccaattttcatattttaacaaACTCTGCTGTGCTTTTAGAACGGTATGGTTTCTATTGTACGCGTTCATGGTGCCCGCTATGGTTTACACCGTTTATTATGGTTATCTGGAATTCATGAAGAATCCTCTGATGATCAGCGTGGATACGGAATCCTTTCCCACGTACAAATTAAATTTCCCAGGtaaacagaaattttaattaaaacagacGAGTGCGAATTAGCTAAGTCTAATGTTTGCAGGCGTTTCCATCTGCTCTATCAATCGAATAAGTCGTCGATCCGCTGTGAAAATGGCAAATGAAATGTAAGAAATATATTGCACTCATAAAGgtgtaattgaatatttaagatcatcattaatttcaatttctactcgcaaaatttattcaaaacgtagtatgaatattttatataaatattggaATTGCAGTTCATTACATTTATCGatcttgaattattaaaatctaTTAATACCGAAATTAGAACCATTATTTCACTTTTAGCAATAAGAATGCATATTTGATCTTTTCCCAGTGAGTTTTTAACTAACTTCCATGAATAACGTCGAAGCTTTTCACggaaatagaatttttaattcaatttttaaccCGTACGTTTTACAATATTGATCGAAACtgattaattattcataaattaatcaatttcatcGTAATTTTGCAACGAATTCATAGACTGaatttttcatgattttttcCAATTAGATATAACTCAAACATCTCTCGTTTAACTTCTGAAGAGATTCTCGACATGATTTTGCAATTGGGCGATCTCTACGATTCCGAATTCATAACACAGGCACGATCGTTTCGAATCGATCAGCTTCTGTCATATTTTAACGACGGCTATTACGACATCACCAACGTCATGAAACGAgtgagtttttattattttttcaacccTTTACAACTGGATATCGTTCATTTAAAAGGGTTAACAGTCGTTAAGAATTGTTTCGAACGATTGAAACGTTTCAGTTGACACCACAATGCTCGGCCATTCTATCAAGGTGTAGTTTCAACAACCAAGAGAGGAACTGTTCAGAGATATTCGCGTTTCGCAAGACCCAAGATGGATTCTGTTGCGTCTTCAATTACGCGACTAAAGGGGATGATACGCTGCTGTGAGTTTCAAGCTTTCATCTCTCTACCTGATGTTTCTCTCAACGCTAACTCAGTCTCATCATTTATTCGACTCGTCTCGCGACACCTTCCAAGCTgtcgaaatttatttttcaccaGCTTCTATACGGTTCCACGGTCGCGTGCATGCGAAATTTTCACCGTATCGTGTTTCCTAGCCGTTTCCATTTCTCTAGGTTTTGCCCGCTGCAAATTATTTTCCGTATAACGACAGCATCACGTGCAACACCGTTCCCTGTTCTTCagttcgatttcttttttcccttgTATCTTCGCTGTTCTCTTTCGATAGGAACCCCGAGGTGGATCATAGAACTGAACCGATTAAAGTGGAGAACCTTACCGAAGACGGTGGACTATCCGTGCTGATGGAACCATTTCTGGACGATTATTTTTATTCCATACTGCCTACTTCTGGCTGGAAGGTAATTTATGGACAGAGCGGCAATTTTCTAACTCCCTGTTTTGTTATTTTGGAGAAATAAGAATCGCGAGCTTCAGATAGTAGAATCGAAACTTAATAGAATCGAACCGAAAATTTCTAAGTCTCTGCTTTACTTTACGTCGTCCCGAAATAATCCAACTAGACCCAAAAGCGGGAAAGTTTAATCGCGGTAAATGTGGGTCGTGGTTGCTCGCGACGATTATCGTACGAGACAAACGACGGTGCATTATGCAAATTACAGTTTTTCCTCCGGAGAACAGTCGAGATTTAGCGTTCCCAGGCGAGCGTGTAAATACGTCCAGGAGTTGGGAATATTTTATACCGAGCTGGTCATTCAACGCGTCAGTCTCGtcgttattcatgaatattgaaatttcattttcgcgAGAGGGTTTTTTACGCTTATCACAAAGGATGCGTTCTTTCCGAAGGTGGCGATCTTCAGTCCGTACGATTATCCCGATATGATCAGCGGTGGTGTCATCGATATTCTCGTCTCTCCGCGAACACGCAAAAGCGTGGAAATAGAGGCGATCATGTTTTACAGCACAAGGAGTATTATTCCGTATCCGTTCGACAAACGAGATTGCGTGTTCGAGGATGAAATGACCTGGTTACGACCATTCTACACTTACAGCGACTGCATCGTTGATTGTAGAATCGAAGACGTATGGAAAATCTGCAAGTGCATACCGTTCTACTTGCCTAATCGAAGTAAGTTCCTCTTCGTTTCTATCGTAGAAATCATTGTAGACTTTGAAGGCAAAGTTGCCTAACAAAGGAGACGTTCACCATACCATCTCTACTTTCACTTTCACGCCGACGACAAAACGACTTACAGGGCACTGAATAGTGGAAGACATTAACGATTCTCCAGCCATACTCTCTCGAGATTAGAAGCTACGAGATCTGGCTAAATAGCGTGCTTTCGCGAGCTCCCCAATGGGACTCGAAGCTTAAAGCGGATCGCACGGAATTAAACGAGGAAAATTCGACGTTTATCTAAGAATACAATCtacttgttaattattttaagatttcttttatttttcgattGTCCAGAATCTAGAAGGGTCTGTAATATAGAGGACGTGCCGTGTTTGACCCTCCACAAATGTAAGATATAATTGATTATGGAGTTTCCATATTTTCCTCGATCGTAagcaaaatttttcaaattccagcCAAATGGTTTTCCGTGGTGCCCAATGAGAACGTGTACGAAGGAACGAATCACGATACAGAAACCATCATGCACTGTTACACCTGTTATCCAGAATGTAATGACATCACATACACTGCGAAATTAACCGAGTCTGATTTGGTAGTGTCTGATCGACAATCAGCTAAACTACTGTGAGTATATTAATTTCAGAATCTTTAATATCGATTTCATTAATCTTTCGATGGACGATGTGTTAAAAATTCGAAGGAACGACGTGGAGATCAAGGATCAAGGCGTGCTGacgatatattttaataacttcGGCACCATGAGGCTGAGGCAAGACGTGATTTATCGATGGTACGAGCTGTTGGGTGAGTAAAATTAACTGACAGAAAATTTGTACGAAATTTTAAAACGAAGACTGCTAAGGAAATTAATATAACAACGATAccacttaaaattttattaaattccaaTCGAACAACTGCGAATTTCTTTCCATCGCCAATCGTACAAAATAGAAATCACTCTAAAAGCGAACGAGCCGAGTTAGATCTCTCTTTCTCGATTTTCGTTCAACGTTTTAACACAATCCGTTCAATCTGGGGCGAAATGAGCAATCGAATCCGGCTCGATTTAAGGGATCTGATCGAGGGTAAGATTACGGTGAAAATCTGTGAAATAAGATGTCGAGGAAACGTCGCGGCTGAAGATTATAAAACACAAAAGGATCTCGTTGTGTAACGAAGAGGATTCGTAGCACGAAACTTTTACCCGTCAGCGTGTAATCTGTTGCCTCGAGGCGGAAGGAATAAAAGCGCAAGGAACATCGTGCCGATCCATTGTGTTACGTATACATACTTGTGGCACCGAGTTACAAGTAGTATAATGTACACGGTATAAAAGGACTTACATTTTTCGTGAGGAAAATCCACTTTCGTCTTGTAACTTCGGGACGAGGAAATGGGTTTTATTTTGTTACACGAGTGCACTAGGACAATGTGAATTATATCTTTCACGTGGTTAACGGAATTTTGCATGCATAAATTTAATGGAAATTTCGTGTCGAATGTAAATAAGAAAGGATTAAACCGTCCTTCACTTTGCGGAAATATAATCAAGTGCAAAAGTGTTCCTTTTATGGTCTTTGTTAATGGAcacacataaaataattttctatttttctattttaatttcgtTCGATTGTTAACAGACGAATGTTATTGAAATTTGAATGTTTTTCCAGGCGATGCAAGCGGTATTTGGGGCATTTTCGTCGGTTTCAGCCTGATTGCGATCGTAGAGTTTGTCTACTTCATCGGGCTTTTCGTGCTCGAGCTGGTGAAGGGGCCTGTTTCGCTCGATAGAAACAAAAAACAAGTCAAGCATTGGGAATCGCCCATACAGTCGATTTATTGGGGCGAATTGTATTCTAATGTGAAATCAAAAAGGAACAATGATAGATATCGCAACGAATACTAACGCATGTTTCAATCTTTACTaggaattcttttcttcttcttcagagATACATGATCTAGATTTtagataattattttcttctaaatgGCACGGAACGATTCAATGATTTAGACGAACAAATTGCTCcgtatttttctctttcgtttacgAGGAGAGTCAGGAAGAAAAAGACCCTATCCCCAGAGAAATTAGCGATCCTTTGCGTTTCTTTCCCGCAGGATTTACCGAAAGAAGATTCAGCAATCTTGGAGGGGATCCATATTGCAACGAGGGCTTGCGAGCTTTCTAACGATGCTTTGCCACAGGTTAGCTTAAAGCATTAAAGAGGATCTCGCTAAACGTCGCGAGGTATCACTGGGAAAAGATACTTAAAGTAATTCCCAACTGAACGGGTACTTTTCAAGCGTGTAAAGTAAGGAAACTGAACGtgatcattttttaattgacCGAAATCACAATTATATTCTGACAGTAAGGGAAATGTTTATCGAACGGTAGAAATATCCGCTATTGTTGCATTTAAATTGCACGTTTAATTGAAATGTATT
It contains:
- the LOC117600817 gene encoding sodium channel protein Nach isoform X1, with the protein product MRIYDEKEVLKHEKLETRSRFVRALIKYGKLYCKYTKLAGFKYFTESGTTWFDRTVWFLLYAFMVPAMVYTVYYGYLEFMKNPLMISVDTESFPTYKLNFPGVSICSINRISRRSAVKMANEIYNSNISRLTSEEILDMILQLGDLYDSEFITQARSFRIDQLLSYFNDGYYDITNVMKRLTPQCSAILSRCSFNNQERNCSEIFAFRKTQDGFCCVFNYATKGDDTLLNPEVDHRTEPIKVENLTEDGGLSVLMEPFLDDYFYSILPTSGWKVAIFSPYDYPDMISGGVIDILVSPRTRKSVEIEAIMFYSTRSIIPYPFDKRDCVFEDEMTWLRPFYTYSDCIVDCRIEDVWKICKCIPFYLPNRKSRRVCNIEDVPCLTLHKSKWFSVVPNENVYEGTNHDTETIMHCYTCYPECNDITYTAKLTESDLVVSDRQSAKLLNDVEIKDQGVLTIYFNNFGTMRLRQDVIYRWYELLGDASGIWGIFVGFSLIAIVEFVYFIGLFVLELVKGPVSLDRNKKQVKHWESPIQSIYWGELYSNVKSKRNNDRYRNEY
- the LOC117600817 gene encoding sodium channel protein Nach isoform X2, with product MRIYDEKEVLKHEKLETRSRFVRALIKYGKLYCKYTKLAGFKYFTESGTTWFDRTVWFLLYAFMVPAMVYTVYYGYLEFMKNPLMISVDTESFPTYKLNFPGVSICSINRISRRSAVKMANEIYNSNISRLTSEEILDMILQLGDLYDSEFITQARSFRIDQLLSYFNDGYYDITNVMKRLTPQCSAILSRCSFNNQERNCSEIFAFRKTQDGFCCVFNYATKGDDTLLNPEVDHRTEPIKVENLTEDGGLSVLMEPFLDDYFYSILPTSGWKVAIFSPYDYPDMISGGVIDILVSPRTRKSVEIEAIMFYSTRSIIPYPFDKRDCVFEDEMTWLRPFYTYSDCIVDCRIEDVWKICKCIPFYLPNRKSRRVCNIEDVPCLTLHKSKWFSVVPNENVYEGTNHDTETIMHCYTCYPECNDITYTAKLTESDLVVSDRQSAKLLNDVEIKDQGVLTIYFNNFGTMRLRQDVIYRWYELLGI